In Drosophila santomea strain STO CAGO 1482 chromosome 2L, Prin_Dsan_1.1, whole genome shotgun sequence, a single window of DNA contains:
- the LOC120451538 gene encoding chromobox protein homolog 1 produces MDPSMSVTSTTPSLEEPPVGFDRGLQPLRILGVCDWSGELTFLMQWKGCDQADLVPARVANVRCPKLVISFYEERIVFKDVIDQEDLDPLDLDNDKGYETTSNE; encoded by the coding sequence ATGGATCCTTCGATGTCTGTGACATCCACAACTCCTTCCCTGGAGGAGCCACCAGTTGGATTTGATCGTGGACTCCAGCCATTGCGGATCCTTGGAGTCTGCGACTGGTCCGGCGAGCTGACGTTTTTGATGCAGTGGAAGGGATGCGACCAAGCGGATTTGGTGCCCGCCAGGGTGGCCAACGTTCGATGCCCCAAACTGGTCATCTCGTTCTACGAGGAGCGCATTGTGTTCAAGGATGTCATCGACCAAGAAGACCTAGACCCCCTGGACTTGGACAACGACAAGGGTTATGAAACCACATCAAATGAATAG